One Bacillus solimangrovi DNA segment encodes these proteins:
- a CDS encoding amino acid ABC transporter permease, giving the protein MGLDFQQIVPSIPYILKGIFVTVQIVLVSALVGFTLGTLLSLFKIGRVRALVWIADAYTSIFRGTPLILQLMIIYYGLPQLIGFDIPPFLAAVGAFGLNSAAYVSEIIRAGIGAIDKGQREAAMALGIPYRKMMKDVILPQALKNILPALMNEFITLTKESAVVMVIGVTDIMRRSYIVGGELYAFFEPMLFVGLIYWIMVMGLTLLGKGLERRMSRSD; this is encoded by the coding sequence ATGGGCTTAGATTTTCAGCAAATCGTACCATCAATACCTTATATATTAAAAGGAATTTTTGTTACGGTACAAATTGTACTTGTGAGTGCGTTAGTTGGTTTCACTCTCGGAACGCTCTTATCATTATTTAAAATTGGTCGTGTACGTGCGTTAGTGTGGATTGCTGATGCGTATACATCGATTTTCCGTGGCACTCCACTAATTTTACAATTAATGATTATTTATTATGGATTGCCTCAATTAATCGGCTTTGATATTCCACCTTTTCTAGCAGCAGTAGGTGCTTTTGGGCTTAATTCAGCTGCATATGTATCTGAAATAATACGAGCAGGTATTGGTGCAATTGATAAAGGACAACGTGAAGCAGCAATGGCACTTGGTATTCCTTATCGTAAAATGATGAAAGATGTTATCTTACCACAAGCATTAAAAAATATTTTACCCGCACTTATGAATGAATTTATAACATTAACGAAAGAATCAGCGGTTGTAATGGTAATCGGTGTGACAGATATTATGCGCCGCTCTTATATTGTAGGTGGAGAATTATATGCCTTCTTCGAACCAATGTTATTTGTTGGATTAATCTATTGGATTATGGTGATGGGGTTAACTCTTCTTGGTAAAGGGCTTGAAAGGAGAATGAGTCGCAGTGATTAA
- a CDS encoding amino acid ABC transporter ATP-binding protein, which translates to MIKIESLHKSYGKLEVLKGVSTEINQGDVVSIIGPSGSGKSTLLRCMNLLEEPSDGQIWIGHDEITNPKTDVMELRQRLGMVFQHFHLFPHMTVLENLTYAPINVKKMSKKEAEAVGRELLDKVGLLEKANDYPNRLSGGQKQRVAIARALAMSPEAMLFDEPTSALDPEMVKEVLEVMKDLAKSGMTMAIVTHEMGFAREVADRVLFLDEGKLVEEASPSEFFTNPKTERAQNFLEKIL; encoded by the coding sequence GTGATTAAAATTGAGAGTTTACACAAGTCATATGGAAAGTTAGAAGTGTTAAAAGGAGTTTCTACAGAAATTAATCAAGGTGACGTAGTTTCAATTATCGGTCCTTCTGGTTCTGGGAAGTCAACGTTACTTCGTTGTATGAATCTTTTAGAAGAACCATCAGATGGACAAATTTGGATAGGGCATGATGAGATTACGAATCCGAAAACGGATGTTATGGAACTTCGCCAGCGTTTAGGTATGGTATTTCAGCATTTTCACTTGTTTCCACACATGACAGTATTAGAAAATTTAACGTATGCTCCGATTAATGTAAAGAAAATGTCCAAAAAAGAAGCTGAAGCAGTTGGTCGTGAACTACTAGATAAAGTAGGACTGCTAGAAAAAGCTAATGATTATCCGAACCGACTTTCTGGTGGTCAGAAGCAACGTGTGGCAATTGCACGAGCATTAGCGATGTCACCTGAAGCTATGTTATTTGATGAGCCTACATCTGCACTTGATCCCGAAATGGTAAAAGAAGTGTTAGAAGTTATGAAAGACTTGGCGAAGAGTGGAATGACGATGGCAATTGTAACACATGAAATGGGATTTGCTCGTGAAGTGGCAGATCGTGTGCTTTTCTTAGATGAAGGAAAATTAGTAGAGGAAGCATCTCCATCAGAGTTCTTTACGAACCCAAAAACAGAACGTGCACAAAACTTTCTTGAAAAAATCTTATAG
- a CDS encoding aromatic acid exporter family protein has protein sequence MFKIGYRTVKTAVGTAISIWIAQLFSLENFASAGILTILCIQVTKKRSLISAWERALACLVGMFFAFVFFEGIAYHPLVIGLMLIFFIPTVVMLRAKEGVVTSSVIILHLYIENNITVAFILNELGIIGIGIGVALVMNLYMPSMEQELKKRQKKIEQHFSHILHEISVYLRNGDNFWDGKEITETNDLIQSAKSLAYRNVENHFKRYEDEYYHYFKMREKQLEVIEQMLWIVSSLKISHDHALEIASLMDEISEGVHSGNTAQMYLDKMEVMRSSFREMELPQSREEFEVRASLFHFLNELEKYLICKRYFKQSEV, from the coding sequence ATGTTCAAAATCGGTTATCGTACCGTAAAAACTGCTGTTGGAACAGCGATCTCGATCTGGATTGCTCAATTGTTCTCATTAGAGAATTTTGCTTCAGCAGGAATATTAACTATATTATGTATACAAGTAACCAAGAAACGTTCACTAATTAGTGCGTGGGAACGCGCGCTTGCTTGTTTGGTCGGAATGTTTTTTGCATTTGTCTTTTTTGAAGGGATAGCCTATCATCCACTCGTAATCGGTTTGATGCTTATCTTCTTCATTCCAACTGTAGTTATGCTTAGGGCAAAAGAAGGTGTTGTAACGAGTTCAGTTATTATTTTACATTTGTACATAGAAAATAATATTACTGTTGCATTCATTTTGAATGAGTTGGGAATCATCGGAATAGGAATCGGTGTAGCACTTGTTATGAATTTGTACATGCCTAGCATGGAACAAGAGCTGAAGAAGCGTCAGAAGAAGATTGAACAACATTTCTCACATATTTTACATGAAATCTCAGTTTATTTAAGAAATGGTGATAATTTTTGGGATGGGAAAGAGATCACTGAAACGAATGATTTGATCCAATCTGCCAAAAGTCTTGCCTATCGAAATGTTGAAAATCATTTCAAACGTTATGAAGATGAATACTATCATTATTTCAAAATGCGTGAAAAACAATTGGAAGTCATTGAACAAATGCTTTGGATTGTTTCTTCGTTGAAAATTTCTCATGATCATGCATTAGAAATTGCTTCACTTATGGATGAAATTAGTGAGGGAGTCCATTCAGGTAATACAGCACAAATGTATTTAGACAAAATGGAAGTGATGCGAAGCAGCTTCCGTGAGATGGAACTTCCACAATCAAGGGAAGAATTCGAAGTTAGAGCCTCATTATTCCATTTCCTTAACGAGCTTGAAAAATATTTAATTTGTAAAAGATATTTTAAACAGAGTGAAGTTTAG
- a CDS encoding stalk domain-containing protein, which produces MKKMILSVLSLSIILFIISSIITHRVNANEIDVSLNEYQSISNPPLMKNGRILLPLRELATIFEAAVFWDESEERITIIGVEYKIEMYLNKKEVALNEATAYQLDVPPVIHRGITYVPVRNLSDLFNVPITWDEQTSTLHINNESKYVWNQLEEMIYWVDKNNGMLYGSNNREMAMGMGDTNIEIIDRSDSTINLLNDDTVLLEVHSNYGEPHINDEIFKILIKNGNVVYETDIKYHGHNSFYSIRFYQDYILMLQDSTLNFVKNTGEVAYSYDLSKITEIDDIFTVEWVNNDYLLIRPYQLETLMLINRHTNETTLLYKNLANHNVKQLIDDYVNEYPHSDFQYAGDNLRLLEEKDGVLYFQYDHYFSSEQEIVEYKLNP; this is translated from the coding sequence ATGAAAAAAATGATTCTATCAGTCCTTAGTTTATCAATCATTCTTTTTATTATTTCATCAATTATCACACATAGAGTCAATGCAAATGAAATAGATGTATCTCTAAATGAATATCAATCTATATCAAATCCTCCTCTTATGAAAAACGGGAGAATACTGCTGCCTTTAAGAGAACTAGCCACTATTTTTGAAGCAGCTGTTTTTTGGGATGAAAGCGAAGAGAGAATAACGATCATAGGAGTAGAATACAAAATCGAGATGTATCTTAATAAGAAGGAAGTAGCATTGAATGAAGCTACGGCTTACCAGTTGGATGTACCACCAGTCATTCATCGAGGAATCACGTATGTCCCAGTCCGTAACCTTTCAGATTTATTCAACGTTCCTATTACATGGGATGAACAAACTTCTACGTTACATATTAATAACGAATCTAAATATGTTTGGAACCAGTTGGAAGAGATGATTTACTGGGTCGATAAAAATAATGGTATGTTATACGGAAGTAATAACAGAGAAATGGCTATGGGGATGGGAGATACAAACATTGAAATTATAGACCGTTCAGATTCGACTATTAATTTACTAAATGATGATACTGTATTATTAGAAGTACATTCAAATTATGGAGAGCCTCATATAAATGATGAAATATTTAAGATTCTCATTAAAAATGGAAATGTAGTTTATGAAACTGATATAAAGTACCATGGACATAACTCATTTTACAGCATTAGATTCTATCAAGATTATATATTAATGTTACAGGATTCTACACTAAACTTTGTAAAAAACACCGGAGAAGTTGCGTATTCTTACGACCTATCTAAAATTACTGAAATTGATGACATCTTCACTGTTGAGTGGGTTAATAACGATTACTTATTAATACGTCCCTATCAGCTAGAAACATTAATGCTCATAAACCGTCACACAAATGAAACAACCTTATTATATAAAAATCTTGCAAATCATAATGTTAAACAACTAATTGATGACTATGTAAATGAGTATCCCCATTCTGACTTTCAATATGCAGGGGATAACTTAAGATTGCTTGAAGAAAAAGATGGTGTATTATATTTTCAGTATGATCATTATTTTTCTTCTGAACAGGAGATAGTTGAATATAAACTTAATCCTTGA
- a CDS encoding transporter substrate-binding domain-containing protein: protein MKKLIMIFMLVIFAGVLTACGASGNEEGQASNEKETTSKEKKVLVMGTSADYPPFEFVQTSQGEDIIGFDIDLANAIAEKLDYEIEIKDIDFSGLIPALQSNKIDFVLSSMTPTEERKENVDFSQIYYEANHMIVSPTESNIGKIEELEGKTVGVQLASIQADKAEEIKENVDITIESRNRIPELVQEMKAGRFDAAIIEDTVAKGYLDKNEDLTGFVIENAEEAGTAAAFPKNSELVEEFDQAITELKESGELEEMIKKWFDSEESQ, encoded by the coding sequence ATGAAAAAATTAATTATGATTTTCATGCTTGTTATCTTTGCTGGTGTCCTTACAGCGTGTGGGGCTAGCGGTAATGAAGAGGGACAAGCTTCAAACGAAAAAGAAACAACATCTAAGGAGAAGAAAGTACTTGTAATGGGAACATCAGCAGATTATCCGCCTTTTGAATTTGTACAAACATCACAAGGTGAAGATATTATTGGTTTTGATATTGACTTAGCAAATGCAATTGCAGAAAAGTTGGATTATGAAATTGAAATTAAAGATATTGATTTTAGTGGTCTTATTCCAGCCTTACAATCTAACAAAATTGATTTTGTTTTATCAAGTATGACACCTACTGAAGAGCGTAAAGAAAACGTTGATTTCTCGCAAATCTATTATGAAGCTAATCATATGATCGTATCACCTACAGAATCTAATATTGGGAAAATTGAAGAATTAGAAGGTAAGACGGTTGGGGTACAACTTGCTTCTATCCAAGCAGATAAAGCTGAAGAGATTAAAGAGAATGTAGATATTACAATTGAGAGTCGCAATCGTATTCCCGAGCTTGTTCAAGAAATGAAAGCTGGTCGCTTTGATGCAGCAATTATCGAAGATACAGTGGCAAAGGGTTATCTTGATAAAAATGAGGATTTAACCGGTTTTGTTATTGAGAACGCTGAAGAGGCAGGGACAGCAGCTGCATTTCCTAAAAACAGTGAGTTAGTTGAAGAATTTGACCAAGCTATCACTGAGTTAAAGGAAAGTGGTGAACTTGAAGAAATGATAAAGAAATGGTTTGATTCTGAAGAGTCACAATAA
- a CDS encoding BrxA/BrxB family bacilliredoxin: MSFNMFMDMNQIVEQARGEAEQAGYTSLRTPEEVDEAFKKQGTTLVLINSVCGCAGGIARPAAGNAIHYDKRPDQLVTVFAGQDKEATSRAREFFEGYPPSSPSFALLKDGKIQTMVERHDIEGFEPMAVIQKLQTAFEKHCDEI, translated from the coding sequence ATGAGTTTTAATATGTTTATGGATATGAATCAAATTGTTGAACAAGCTCGAGGAGAGGCAGAGCAAGCCGGATACACATCTTTACGTACACCCGAAGAAGTTGATGAAGCATTCAAAAAACAAGGAACCACGCTTGTCTTAATCAATTCAGTATGTGGTTGTGCTGGTGGAATTGCTCGTCCAGCGGCAGGGAATGCTATCCATTATGATAAACGACCAGATCAATTAGTTACGGTTTTTGCTGGTCAAGATAAAGAAGCAACATCGAGAGCACGAGAGTTTTTTGAAGGTTATCCACCATCATCTCCGTCATTTGCACTTTTGAAAGATGGTAAAATACAAACAATGGTTGAACGACATGACATTGAAGGATTTGAACCAATGGCAGTGATTCAAAAGTTGCAAACAGCATTTGAGAAGCATTGTGATGAAATATGA
- the prli42 gene encoding stressosome-associated protein Prli42 has translation MRRKKTMKVMVYLMVISMLLSSLLAGVSFLF, from the coding sequence ATGCGTCGTAAAAAAACGATGAAAGTCATGGTCTATCTTATGGTTATATCTATGCTACTTTCTTCACTACTCGCTGGTGTTAGCTTTTTATTCTAA
- the lysS gene encoding lysine--tRNA ligase — protein sequence MSNEQRELRIKKLETIRSHEIQVYPERYSTNYELNEVSVLEDGTSDIRVAGRIMSIRHFKKLSFITVSNIQASLQLLLKEDEVGEKLFNQFHNLFDIGDFIGVEGHLYTTKTKEKTLRVMNYVFLGKALRTLPEKWHGLSNVELRYRQRYLDLIMTQETQSRLLARTKMTRDIRRFFEDHNFLEVETPILQHSSSGALAKPFKTFHNSLDTELNLRIAPETYLKRLIVGGFTKVFEFAKCFRNEGLSPQHLQEFTMVEGYAAYWNYEDTMKLMREMILFILEQTFNSTTLTIQGQIIDFSLEWDIVSFKDIILRDTGIDIDLYPNVIDLYEETQRNNIDLEHEHIESLGRGNFIDLLYKKMCRPKLIKPTFLIQHPIDLSPLARANQHNPTLTDRFQLVVNGVEIINAYSELVDPLEQKRRLEVQAILKSNGDLEAMEMDEDYLTAMEYGMPPISGWGFGIERLLMVLTDSETIKDCVMFPLTKKQ from the coding sequence ATGAGTAATGAACAAAGAGAGTTAAGAATAAAAAAATTAGAAACTATACGTTCTCATGAAATTCAAGTATATCCTGAGAGGTATTCTACAAATTATGAATTAAATGAAGTCTCTGTACTTGAAGACGGAACTTCTGATATAAGAGTTGCGGGAAGAATAATGAGTATTAGACACTTCAAAAAATTGAGTTTTATTACTGTATCAAATATCCAAGCAAGTTTACAACTTCTCTTAAAAGAAGACGAAGTTGGGGAGAAACTCTTTAATCAATTTCATAATTTATTTGACATAGGTGATTTTATCGGCGTTGAAGGACATCTATATACTACAAAAACAAAAGAAAAAACTTTGCGTGTTATGAACTATGTATTTCTCGGAAAAGCCTTGAGAACTCTGCCAGAAAAATGGCATGGCTTAAGTAATGTTGAACTTCGATATAGACAGCGCTACTTAGATTTGATAATGACACAAGAAACACAAAGTCGATTATTGGCAAGAACGAAAATGACTCGTGACATTCGAAGGTTCTTTGAGGATCATAATTTCCTTGAAGTAGAAACGCCTATTTTGCAACACTCATCATCAGGTGCACTAGCAAAACCATTTAAAACCTTTCACAATTCTTTAGATACTGAATTAAACTTACGTATAGCTCCTGAAACTTATCTTAAGAGATTGATCGTAGGAGGATTTACGAAAGTATTTGAATTTGCAAAATGTTTTAGAAATGAAGGACTCAGCCCACAACATCTTCAAGAATTTACAATGGTTGAAGGCTATGCTGCATACTGGAATTATGAAGATACGATGAAATTAATGCGTGAAATGATCCTGTTTATACTTGAACAAACATTTAATAGCACCACCCTAACAATACAAGGTCAAATAATTGACTTTTCGTTAGAATGGGACATCGTCTCCTTTAAAGATATCATTTTGAGAGACACAGGAATTGATATTGACCTTTATCCAAATGTTATAGATTTATATGAAGAAACGCAGCGAAACAATATTGATTTAGAGCATGAACATATTGAATCTCTCGGTAGAGGTAATTTTATTGATTTGCTTTACAAAAAAATGTGTCGTCCAAAACTTATAAAACCAACTTTTTTAATTCAGCACCCTATTGATTTATCTCCACTGGCTAGAGCTAATCAACATAACCCTACTTTAACAGATCGATTTCAATTAGTCGTAAATGGTGTCGAAATAATAAATGCCTACTCAGAACTAGTTGACCCACTTGAACAAAAAAGAAGGTTAGAAGTTCAAGCTATTCTTAAGAGTAATGGTGATCTAGAGGCTATGGAGATGGATGAAGATTATTTAACAGCGATGGAGTATGGGATGCCCCCTATTTCTGGTTGGGGATTTGGTATTGAGCGTCTGTTAATGGTTCTAACAGATAGTGAAACGATTAAAGACTGTGTTATGTTTCCATTAACTAAAAAACAGTAA